In Streptomyces sp. TLI_146, the genomic stretch AGTTCGTACGCCTTCACCATCAGCGGGGCGACCTCCGAGATCGAGGCGCGCTCGATCACCACCGCCGAGGCGCCCAGCTCGCCGTCCGCGCCGCGCAGGCAGGAGGCGTGGCAGGCCAGCCAGCGGCCGCCCTTGCTGCGCACCCGTACCCGGGCCACGCCCTTGTCCCAGCCGGCCGCGATGGCCCGAGCCTTGCTGGCCGTGCTGTGCATCCAGGCCGGGACCGCGACCCCCAGCGGGGTCGGGGTCGCGGGCCCCGGGACCAGGTCGTCCAGCAGTTCGCGGGCCTCGTCGTTGACCGAAAGGAGACGGCCCGCCGCGTCGAAGAGCAGCAGTCCGGGGCCGGGGCCGTGGCTCGGGGTCGGATCGGCCGAGGCGGACGGCTCCGTGAAGGAGCGCAGCCGTCTGGCCATCGCCGCCGACAGCTCCTTCACCACCAGCGTGTCGTCCGCGCCGAACGCCGGCGCCCCCTGCGCCCGGAACAGGCTGACCTGGCCCCACGGGTGGCCGCCCACCCGCAGCACGGCGCGCAGTTCGTCGTCGAGGCCGCGCGGCGCCAGGAAGTCGCGGTAGAGCGTGCTGCGGCCGGGCAGCCCGCCGGTGGCCTCGCGCAGCCCCGCCACCGGCAGCGGGGCGCGGGCCAGATCGCGGAACAGGTTGATGTTCTCCGCGAGCAGCTCGGACTCCCAGTAGACCGAACAGCCCTCCTCGGTGAGGTTCTCCACCCGGATCGGCGAGGTCATCATGCCCGTCACCGGGTCGGTGGCCCGCCATACCGAGGCGTCGTACGGGATGAGGCGGCGCAGCTGCTCGGAGGCGGTGGCGAACAGCGCCAGGGCGTCGGGGGCCGCGCCGATCGCCGTGAGGAGCGTGTCGATGGCGTGGGTGGTGCCGGGGTTCCTGGACGCGGTCACGGCCGGTACTCCTCGTTCGCCGCGCCTCCCGGTGCGCGGTGGGCGGCGGCTGTCGTCGGGTGCGCGGGTCTGCCCCGCCATCGTCCCTCACCCAACGCCCTTGCACACCCCCCTCAGTTGAGGGGGGCCGGGCCCCGCCAACACCTTGATCTCGGGATGTCGCCCGGACCGCCGCGCGGCCGACGATGGACAACGCCACGCCGACCCCGCCCCCCACCCCGCGCCGAATGAGGAGGCACCCACCGTGCGATCCGCCGTCCAGCACCCGCCGCACTTCCACCCCGACCAGGTCGCCGGGCTCGCCGCCGCGGTGCGGGGGCCCGTCCTCCTTCCCGGGCAGGACGGTTACGCCGAGGAGGGCGCGGGCTTCAACACGCTGCTGGAGCACCGCCCCGCGCTGGTCGTGGGCGCGACCGGGGCGGCGGACGTGGCGGCGGCGGTCCGGTTCGCCGCCCGGCACGGGCTGCCGGTCGCGGTCCAGGCGACCGGGCACGGCGCGGCCCGGGCCGCCGACGGCGCGGTGCTCGTCTCCACCCGCCGGATGACCGGGCTGCACATCGACCCGGACCGGGGCACCGCGCGGCTGGCCGCCGGGGTGCTGTGGGAGCAGGTCATCCACGAGGCCGCGCCCCATGGCCTGGCCCCGCTGAACGGGTCGTCGCCGCTGGTCGGAGCCGTCTCGTACGCGCTCGGCGGCGGGCTCGCCGTGATGGCCCGGACCTTCGGGTACGCCGCCGACCACATCCGGGGCGTCGACCTCGTCACCGCCGACGGCGCCCTGCGCCAGGTCGACGCGGAGCGCGAGCCGGAGCTGTTCTGGGGGCTGTGCGGCGGCAAGGGCAACTTCGGGGTCGTCACCTCGATGGAGATCGGCCTGATGCCGGTGCGCCGGCTGTACGGCGGGGCGCTCACCTTCGACGGCGCGCTGGCCCCGGCCGTGCTGCGCGCCTGGCTGGAGTGGACGGCGCGGGTGCCCGAGGAGATGAGCTCCTCGCTGGCCCTGGTCCGCTTCCCCGACGACCCGGCGCTCCCCGCCGAGGTGCGCGGCCGCTTCGTCACCCAGGTGCGGATCGCGTTCACTGGCGCGGCCACCGTGGGGGCGCAACTGGTCATGCCGCTGCGGGAGTTGGGCGAGCGCGTGCTCGACACCGTACGGGAGATGCCGTATACGGAGGTCGCCTCGATCCACGGCGATCCGACCGTGCCGTACACGTACCACGAACGCACCATGATGCTCGGCGAGCTGGACCGGACGGCGGCCGGGCGCATCCTCGCGGTGGCCGGGCCTGGCTCCGGCTGCTCGCTCGGGCTCGTGGAGCTGCGCCACCTCGGCGGGGCGCTGCGCCGCCCGGTGCGGCACGCGAACGCGGTGGGCAACCGGGACGCGCGCTACTGCCTGCTCACCGTCGCCCCCGGCGGGCCGCGCCCGGCCGCCCAGGGGCCGGACGACCTGCTCCTGGACCACCTGGCGCCCTGGGCGACCGGCGGCAAGTACCTCAACTTCCTGGACTCCTCGGCCGGGGAGGAGCATGTGCGCGCCGCCTACACGCCGGACGCGTACGCGCGCCTGGCCGCGCTCAAGGCGCAGTACGACCCGGGGAACATGTTCCGCGTCAACCACAACATCGCGCCCGCCGCGCTCCCGAGCGGGGTGTCGGCGTGAGTGTCGGGGTGGTCGGCGCGGGGCCGATGGGCCGGGCCGCCGCACGGCAGTTCGCACTCGCGGGCGAGACCGTACGGCTCGCGGACCGCTCCCCTGAGCTGGCGGTACGGGCCGCGGCGGCCGCGAGCGCGGGCACCCGGGGCAGCGTCGAGGCGCACGACGTCGCGGGGGTCCTGGAGGCCGAGCTGATCACGCTGGCGATGGGCACCGACGAGACCCTGGCGTTCGTCGTCCACCACCGCTCGGCGCTCGCCGGGAAGATCCTCATCGACACCACCAACCCGGTGGAGGAGGGCGGCGGCTCGGCGCTCGGCCGCACGGGCCCCAGCATGACCGAGCTGATCGCCCGGGCCGCGCCGCAGGCCTCCGTGGTCAAGGCGTTCAACACCACCTGCGCGGCGACCCTGTTCGCCGGCCGGGTCGACGGCGCCCACCTCGACGTGTTCGTGGCGGGCGACGACTACAGCGCCAAGATCCCGGTCATCGAGCTCATCGACCGGGCGGGGCTGCGCGGCCTCGACGCGGGCGATCTGCGCAACGCGCACGTCCTGGAGCAGATGGCGCTGCTGTGCATGGAACTCATCGAGCGGCTCGGCCTGGGCCTGGGCGCCGGGATCAAGCTCCTGCCCGACGGATGACCGCTCCCCCGGTCGCACCCGCGACCGCGACCGACCGGCCGTCCCCTACCCCTCCCCCGCACACTCCCAAGGAGCCATCGTGCGACTGCGACTTCTCGTCCTCGCGCTGGGAAACTTCGCGATGGGCGTCGACACGTTCATCATCGCGCCGATCCTCGACCCCATGGCCGACGACTTCGGCGTCTCCCGCACCACCGCGGGCTGGCTGATCACCGCGTTCGCCCTCGCGTACGCGATCGGCGGACCGCTGCTCGCGGCGGCCACCGGGCACCGGCCGCCCCGCCAGCTGCTGCTGGGCGCCCTGGGCGTCTTCGCGGTCGGCAACGCGCTGACCGCCGTGGCCGGGGACTACTCCTGGGCCATGGTGGGCCGGGTCGTCGCCGGTGCGGGCGCCTCCATGTACACCGCCAACTCTCTCGCCGTGGCACGGGCGATGGTGCCGCCCGAGCGGGCCGGACGGGCGGCGGCCCTGGTGGTGGGCGGGCTGACCGCGGCCATCGTGCTGGGCCTGCCGCTGGGCGCCTGGCTGGGCGACCAGGCGGGCTGGCGTGCGGCGCTGTGGCTGGTGGTGGGGCTGACGGCGGTCGCGACCGCCGGGATCGCGGCGACCGTCCCGCAGCTCAAGGGGCAGGCCGCGACGACCCTGCGGGCCCGGCTCGCGCCGCTGGGCCAGCCGCGCGTTTTGGTCACACTGATCGCCACCTGGCTCTGCCTGAGCACCAGTTGGACCGTCTACAACTACATCGACGAGGTGATGGACAAGGCGACCGGCGGCGACGCGGGCCGCACCTCGCTGATCCTGCTCTGCTTCGGCATCGGGGCGGTGTCGGGCAACCTGCTCACCGGGCGCCTGACCGACCGGATCGGGCCGGTGCGCACCATCACGGTCGCCGCGCCGCTCCTGGTCGCCGCCGCCACCCTCACCCCGCTGCTGTCCAAGTCGCTGGGCGCGGGCATCGCGATGGCGGTCGCGTGGGGCGTGTGCCACTGGATGATCAACGTGCCGCAGCAGATGCGGCTGGTGGCGACCGCGCCGCAGTCCGCCCCGCTCCTGCTCGGCCTGCACCAGAGCACGATCTACATCGGCATCAGCACCGGCGGTGTGGCGGGAGCCGCCGGGTACTCCGCCGACGGCGCCTCGGGCGTCGGCTACGCCGCGCTGGCCGTGGGGGTGGTGGCGCTGGGCATGCTCGCGCTCTCCCTGCGGATCAACCGGCCCGCCGCGGCCCCCGCGACGGCCGCCCCGGCCACGGCTCCGGCGCGGTAGCCGGGCGCCAAAGGGACGCGGAAGGCGGGCGCCTCCACGCGTACTCCACGGGCCATCTGAAATCCTTGCCGAAGACGTTCCGCCCGGCCGCCGCATCGGCCGGGCAGGAATAGCCTCCGGAGGCCGAAATCAGGCCTCCGGAGGCCGAAATGTCTTGCTAGAACGCCGACTTGGGGAGGGCTCAGCCAATGCAGTCAGCGGGAAACCAAGCATTCACTTTCCGGATACTCGGCCCACTTGAAGTGGAATGCGCGGGCCGGAAGGTCCGCCTGGGAGGCTTTAGGCAGCAGGCACTGCTCGCGACGCTCTTACTGGAAGCCGAACACGTCGTACCGATCGAACGCCTCCTGGAGGCCATCTGGGAGGACACCCCGCCCGCCTCGGCCAAGGGACAGGTGCGGATCTGCGTCTCGGCGATCCGCCGCCAGTTCGTCGGCGCGGGCGTGGGCGACCTCATCGAGACGCACCCCGCCGGATACCGCATCCGGCTGCCCAGCACCGCGCTCGACCTGGCCCGCTTCGAGCACCTGGCTTCCCTCGGGCGCCGGGCGGCCCGCGACAAGCAGCCGGAGCAGGCGGTGGACCTGTTCCGCTCGGCACTGGCGCAGTGGAAGGGCCCGGTGGCGGCGGGCCTGGAGAGCAGGGTGCTGCGCCAGGCCGCCACCATGCTGCGCGAGGAGCAGCTCTCCGTACTGGAGGAGTGCGTCGACCTGGAGCTCCAGATGGGGCGGCACCGCAAGGTCGTCGGGGAGCTGTACCGGCAGGTCGCCGAGAACCCCTACCGCGAGCAGATGTGCGCCCAGCTGATGCTCGCCCTGTACCGCTCGGGGCGGCAGGCGGACGCGCTGCGGCAGTTCCGCGAGACCCGGACGCTCCTGTCGGCGGAGCTCGGCATCGACCCCGGTGAGTCGCTGCGCACCCTGGAGCGGGCCATCCTCGCCGAGGACCCGTCCCTGGAAACACCCGCCCGGCCCGCCCCGGAGCAGCCGGGCCCGGCCCCCGTCGGCTCGCTGATCCGGCAGCCCGTGCATCGCGCCGTGAAGACGTCCTGGACCGACCACACCCTGGCCATGCGCACCCGGCTGACCAGTTTGCAGCAGGCCAACCTCCGCCTCCAGGCAACGTTGAAACTCTGACGAAATCCGGTGGGGCGCGGTCCCCACCAGCGATTTCCCCCATGCCCCGTGCCTTCGGCACGGGGCATTTCGCATCCGGTATCGCCGCGCGCGGCTCCGCGATATCCGCGTGAAACCTGGCCGATACGCACCTCGGGGAGCGTCACCGCCGGTGGGGCCGGACGGGACGTACGGGGACCCGGGAAACGGCCTCGCCGAAGCCGCAGGAAAGGACTGCTTCATGGCTCTCTCGAACGGCGGAGGTGACCCCTCGCACGCCGAACGCCCCGACCGGCGCGGGCCCGTGGTGCACAAGTACGGCGGGAGCTCGCTCGCCACGCTCAAGCAGGTACGCGCCGTGGCGCAGCGGGTCGCGGCCGCCCGCCGCACCGGCCGCGACGTGGTCGTCGTGGTCTCGGCCCGGGGCAACACCACCGACCGGCTGCTCCAGCTGACGGAGTCCGTCGGGGCACCCCCGGCGGGCCGGGAGACCGACCAACTGCTCGCGACCGGCGAGAGCGCGTCGGCCGCGCTGCTCGCCATGGCCCTGCACCGGACCGGGGTGCGGGCGGTGTCCCTGGTCGGTGCCCAGACCGGCATCCTGGCGACCGGGGCGCACGGCCGGGGCGTGATCGTCGCCGTCGACACCGAGGCCATCGGCGAGGTGCTCGCCCAGGGCGCGGTCGCGGTGGTCGCCGGGTTCCAGGGGCTGACCGCCCGCCGGGACGTGATCACTCTGGGGCGCGGCGGGTCGGACACCACGGCGGTGGCCGTGGCCGCCGAACTCGGCGCCGCCCACTGCGAGATCTACACCGACGTCGACGGCGTGTTCACCGCCGACCCCCGGCTGCTGCCCGGCGCCTCGGTGCTGCCGGTCGTCGACGTCGACGTGATGGCCGAGATGTCGTTCGCCGGCGCCCGGGTCATGCACGCCCGGGCCGTGGAGCTGGCGGCGCTGCGCAACGTCGACATCCACGTCAAGCACTCCGCACGGCCCGGCCCCGGGACCGTGATCGCCGCCAGGGAGGAGACGAAAGCCGCCATGCTCGAATCACCGACGACCGTCACCGGAGTGGTCCTCGACGCGGACGTGGCCCGGGTGACCCTGCGCTTCGGCGCGGGTGACGCGGACGCGGCCACCGACGTCTTCGCCTTCCTCGCCCGCGAGTCCCTCTCCGTCGACATGGCGGCGCTCTCCGACGAGAGCACGGGCGTGAACATCGGCATCACCCTGCGCACCGACGACGTACAGCCGCTGCGCGACTACCTGGCCCGGCGCCCCGGGCCGCCGGGCCGGCCCATGGAGTCCGACGAGGGGATCACCAAGCTCTCCCTGGTCGGTACGGGACTGCTCAGCCGCCCGGACAGCACCGCCCGGATGCTGCGCTGCCTCAAGTCCGCAGCCATCGCGCCCAGTTCCGTCTCCACCTCGCAGATGCGGATCTCGGTGACCGTCCCGGACGACGAGGCGGTCCGGGCCGCCCGGGTCCTGCACGACGAGTTCGGTCTCGCCGCACTCAACGCCGG encodes the following:
- a CDS encoding helix-turn-helix transcriptional regulator; amino-acid sequence: MTASRNPGTTHAIDTLLTAIGAAPDALALFATASEQLRRLIPYDASVWRATDPVTGMMTSPIRVENLTEEGCSVYWESELLAENINLFRDLARAPLPVAGLREATGGLPGRSTLYRDFLAPRGLDDELRAVLRVGGHPWGQVSLFRAQGAPAFGADDTLVVKELSAAMARRLRSFTEPSASADPTPSHGPGPGLLLFDAAGRLLSVNDEARELLDDLVPGPATPTPLGVAVPAWMHSTASKARAIAAGWDKGVARVRVRSKGGRWLACHASCLRGADGELGASAVVIERASISEVAPLMVKAYELTDRELEITQHIARGLGTAEMAGKLFLSPHTVRDHVKAIFEKVRVSSRGELVAKLFTEHYAPLGEESEQRVWG
- a CDS encoding FAD-binding oxidoreductase — encoded protein: MRSAVQHPPHFHPDQVAGLAAAVRGPVLLPGQDGYAEEGAGFNTLLEHRPALVVGATGAADVAAAVRFAARHGLPVAVQATGHGAARAADGAVLVSTRRMTGLHIDPDRGTARLAAGVLWEQVIHEAAPHGLAPLNGSSPLVGAVSYALGGGLAVMARTFGYAADHIRGVDLVTADGALRQVDAEREPELFWGLCGGKGNFGVVTSMEIGLMPVRRLYGGALTFDGALAPAVLRAWLEWTARVPEEMSSSLALVRFPDDPALPAEVRGRFVTQVRIAFTGAATVGAQLVMPLRELGERVLDTVREMPYTEVASIHGDPTVPYTYHERTMMLGELDRTAAGRILAVAGPGSGCSLGLVELRHLGGALRRPVRHANAVGNRDARYCLLTVAPGGPRPAAQGPDDLLLDHLAPWATGGKYLNFLDSSAGEEHVRAAYTPDAYARLAALKAQYDPGNMFRVNHNIAPAALPSGVSA
- a CDS encoding NADPH-dependent F420 reductase, with protein sequence MSVGVVGAGPMGRAAARQFALAGETVRLADRSPELAVRAAAAASAGTRGSVEAHDVAGVLEAELITLAMGTDETLAFVVHHRSALAGKILIDTTNPVEEGGGSALGRTGPSMTELIARAAPQASVVKAFNTTCAATLFAGRVDGAHLDVFVAGDDYSAKIPVIELIDRAGLRGLDAGDLRNAHVLEQMALLCMELIERLGLGLGAGIKLLPDG
- a CDS encoding MFS transporter, whose translation is MRLRLLVLALGNFAMGVDTFIIAPILDPMADDFGVSRTTAGWLITAFALAYAIGGPLLAAATGHRPPRQLLLGALGVFAVGNALTAVAGDYSWAMVGRVVAGAGASMYTANSLAVARAMVPPERAGRAAALVVGGLTAAIVLGLPLGAWLGDQAGWRAALWLVVGLTAVATAGIAATVPQLKGQAATTLRARLAPLGQPRVLVTLIATWLCLSTSWTVYNYIDEVMDKATGGDAGRTSLILLCFGIGAVSGNLLTGRLTDRIGPVRTITVAAPLLVAAATLTPLLSKSLGAGIAMAVAWGVCHWMINVPQQMRLVATAPQSAPLLLGLHQSTIYIGISTGGVAGAAGYSADGASGVGYAALAVGVVALGMLALSLRINRPAAAPATAAPATAPAR
- a CDS encoding AfsR/SARP family transcriptional regulator translates to MECAGRKVRLGGFRQQALLATLLLEAEHVVPIERLLEAIWEDTPPASAKGQVRICVSAIRRQFVGAGVGDLIETHPAGYRIRLPSTALDLARFEHLASLGRRAARDKQPEQAVDLFRSALAQWKGPVAAGLESRVLRQAATMLREEQLSVLEECVDLELQMGRHRKVVGELYRQVAENPYREQMCAQLMLALYRSGRQADALRQFRETRTLLSAELGIDPGESLRTLERAILAEDPSLETPARPAPEQPGPAPVGSLIRQPVHRAVKTSWTDHTLAMRTRLTSLQQANLRLQATLKL
- a CDS encoding aspartate kinase; its protein translation is MALSNGGGDPSHAERPDRRGPVVHKYGGSSLATLKQVRAVAQRVAAARRTGRDVVVVVSARGNTTDRLLQLTESVGAPPAGRETDQLLATGESASAALLAMALHRTGVRAVSLVGAQTGILATGAHGRGVIVAVDTEAIGEVLAQGAVAVVAGFQGLTARRDVITLGRGGSDTTAVAVAAELGAAHCEIYTDVDGVFTADPRLLPGASVLPVVDVDVMAEMSFAGARVMHARAVELAALRNVDIHVKHSARPGPGTVIAAREETKAAMLESPTTVTGVVLDADVARVTLRFGAGDADAATDVFAFLARESLSVDMAALSDESTGVNIGITLRTDDVQPLRDYLARRPGPPGRPMESDEGITKLSLVGTGLLSRPDSTARMLRCLKSAAIAPSSVSTSQMRISVTVPDDEAVRAARVLHDEFGLAALNAGSGFTAPVPA